From the Manihot esculenta cultivar AM560-2 chromosome 14, M.esculenta_v8, whole genome shotgun sequence genome, the window GGATCCTTATTCATCAGTTATCCTTTACCAGGCTTAGACAAAATTTCAATTCTCAACTCATCAAGTATGTAAATTCAATCTAGCATTTAAAACTGTGAAAGAGCAAATATTGATTCAACTTTAGCAGACAATCCAACATGGCCATACCTGCACATTGTCATAGAGTTCAAACAATGGGACAGCAAGAAGTTTCAAATTTTTGGGTACTGCAAAGTACTCTCTTTCAGACAAGTGAACAAGGAAAAGCTTCTTGCACTCCTGTGTTAccaagaatggggagaaaagaaGATGAGTACAATCCACACAACCTGGTATACCAAGCGAGAACAAGGAATaagtaaaacaaaataaaacagAAACATGCACATGTTCCTGAGTTTGTGACCTTAGGCTTTGTTATGTGAGGTGGGCAATATGGGTACATGATGGTCTCAAAGTTAGGCCTCCACCATATGGCCACACATTCACCAATCTGCACAAAGATGCCAAGTAACAAAATTACACATCAGATAATTTCTGATGTTTAAAATTCTAATCAACCTAGTTAGTTCAGAGAAAGCAGAGGAAACATGCAATTCAACAATAAGCAAGTGTTCTCTACATCTCTCTTTTATCGGTTCTCACTGTTCCTGCCCACTCCCttttagaaatattttcaaatgaatCTCCTCCATCTTTGGTTTAAGCCCACACTCAGAacttaagtaaagaggaaaggaATACCTGCCAATCTGGCACCAGAGCGGCTGAATTAGCACCAAGCTTGCTAGTCAATTTTCTTTTCAAACCCTCAATTTCTGTCACATGAACATGTAAATTTTAAGAAACACAAAATAAGTGgacaaatataaataaaaaacaagACGTTCTGCTACAATCTTAATGAAGTTAAGACACATAGCAGCAACGGAAAATAAATGCACAGCAGTTGATCTATACCATTCTCTCCTGGCTTTAGACGTCCGCCTGGCAGTTTGCAGAACGTGTTCCCAATTTGCAGAAGAAGTATGTGAGGATGATTATGCTCTTGTACCTGCAACATCAATTATTCAACGAGACAAGCGAGGTGAGAGCTTCTAGATGTTTATGATGAAAAATGTTATCAtgctccccccccccccaaacaataaataaataaataaatgccaCGAGATCTTGAGGGAAAATTGAATAGATTAAGTTTGACTTGGTGCACAAAACATTGGACAGGCTAGAGAACCTCAAAAGATTGTGAAATTGTAATAGGCTGtcccaatcacttttctattctttttttttccctcattTTTGcgagaaagttttttttttt encodes:
- the LOC110600052 gene encoding pre-mRNA cleavage factor Im 25 kDa subunit 2 codes for the protein MVNSAVVNTYPLSSYTFGTKEPKMEKDTSVADRLARMKVNYMKEGMRTSVEAILLVQEHNHPHILLLQIGNTFCKLPGGRLKPGENEIEGLKRKLTSKLGANSAALVPDWQIGECVAIWWRPNFETIMYPYCPPHITKPKECKKLFLVHLSEREYFAVPKNLKLLAVPLFELYDNVQRYGPVISTIPQQLSRFQFNMITT